In a single window of the Bacillus carboniphilus genome:
- the flaG gene encoding flagellar protein FlaG, producing MTKPMSIQGQSIQSVSNTEWKLLDKMKQLGSTNAQENQNTKVEEVKPKKEQVEQVVQNLNKFVKQANTNLKFEFHEKLEEYYVTIVDEVTKEIVKEVPPKKLLDIYAAMAEFLGFIVDEKI from the coding sequence GTGACAAAACCAATGTCAATTCAAGGTCAAAGCATTCAAAGTGTATCGAATACGGAGTGGAAGCTTCTAGATAAAATGAAACAGCTCGGATCCACCAATGCCCAAGAAAATCAAAACACTAAAGTAGAAGAAGTGAAACCAAAAAAAGAACAAGTTGAACAAGTCGTTCAAAATTTAAATAAATTTGTTAAACAAGCCAATACAAATTTAAAATTTGAATTTCATGAGAAGCTAGAAGAATACTACGTTACAATCGTAGATGAGGTAACAAAGGAAATCGTGAAAGAAGTTCCTCCTAAGAAACTATTAGACATATATGCAGCTATGGCAGAATTCTTAGGCTTTATAGTAGATGAAAAGATATAG
- a CDS encoding glutathione ABC transporter substrate-binding protein — MKRNKWSSLWLSIAIITTLLLSACTGNQDPGQLGDSGSDSKGNTGDLVIAVLSDATQLDPHLGTDIPSANVYHGKIFEGLVRQDANMDIQPALATEWEQIDDTTWEFTLREGVKFHDGTEFTAEAVKKTIERVQAEETASPRKNLFEMITEVVVVDDHKVQLKTAYPFAPLLANLSHYAAGIISPTLIDSGEKVGQNPVGTGPFKFDDWKPGQEIKLVRNDEYWGDKPKIDSVTFKVVPEDSTRIAMVETGEAHIANPIPVTEIERVEASDSMKLLRSDALGIDYIGFNTQKEPFNDPRVRQAISYAVDTKAIVEGVYNNVGTVATGPMGPGVWGHNADLTGYEYNIEKAKELLAEAGYEDGFKTTIWTNDNKERMDVAEVVQSQLKGVGIDVEVKVVEWGAYLDATAKGEHDMFILGWSNMTGDADYNQYFLFHSDARGNPGNRSFYSNPTVDELIDRGRQETDPEKRQEIYAEAQAIELEEAPAIFLRNDESIAVLGKNVKGFWISPAEIYMIDDVTIE; from the coding sequence ATGAAACGAAATAAATGGAGTTCTTTATGGCTGAGTATAGCTATTATTACTACATTACTTTTATCAGCTTGTACTGGAAATCAGGACCCTGGACAATTGGGGGACTCTGGTAGTGATAGTAAAGGAAACACAGGTGATTTAGTGATTGCCGTTTTATCGGATGCTACTCAATTAGATCCGCATTTAGGAACGGATATCCCATCCGCAAACGTGTATCATGGTAAGATTTTTGAAGGCCTAGTTCGCCAAGATGCCAATATGGACATTCAGCCTGCACTGGCAACTGAATGGGAACAAATTGACGATACGACATGGGAATTTACGTTACGTGAAGGGGTTAAATTCCATGATGGAACTGAATTTACGGCCGAAGCAGTGAAAAAGACAATTGAGCGTGTTCAAGCTGAAGAAACAGCTTCACCACGTAAAAACTTATTTGAAATGATTACAGAAGTTGTTGTTGTCGATGATCATAAGGTTCAATTAAAGACTGCATACCCGTTTGCGCCATTACTAGCTAACCTATCCCACTATGCAGCTGGAATTATTAGTCCGACTTTAATTGATTCAGGAGAAAAAGTGGGGCAAAATCCAGTAGGTACCGGTCCATTCAAATTTGACGATTGGAAGCCTGGTCAAGAAATTAAGCTCGTTCGTAACGATGAATACTGGGGTGACAAACCAAAAATCGATTCTGTCACGTTTAAAGTTGTTCCTGAAGATTCTACAAGAATTGCGATGGTAGAAACTGGGGAAGCGCACATTGCAAACCCGATTCCAGTAACTGAAATCGAAAGAGTAGAAGCTAGTGATTCCATGAAACTACTACGTAGCGATGCGCTAGGGATTGACTATATTGGCTTTAACACACAAAAAGAGCCATTTAATGACCCACGTGTAAGACAAGCCATTAGTTATGCAGTAGATACTAAAGCGATTGTTGAAGGTGTATACAATAATGTAGGGACTGTAGCTACTGGTCCAATGGGTCCTGGAGTTTGGGGACATAATGCTGATTTAACAGGTTACGAATACAATATTGAAAAGGCAAAAGAACTGCTTGCTGAAGCAGGTTATGAGGATGGTTTTAAAACAACCATTTGGACAAATGACAACAAAGAGCGCATGGACGTAGCAGAAGTTGTTCAATCTCAACTAAAAGGTGTTGGAATTGACGTTGAAGTGAAGGTTGTTGAGTGGGGAGCATACCTAGATGCAACAGCTAAAGGGGAACACGACATGTTCATCCTAGGTTGGTCTAACATGACAGGTGACGCTGACTATAACCAATACTTCCTATTCCATTCTGATGCAAGAGGAAACCCAGGAAACCGTTCATTCTACAGTAACCCAACAGTAGATGAACTAATCGACCGTGGTCGTCAAGAAACCGACCCAGAAAAACGCCAAGAAATTTATGCAGAAGCACAAGCCATCGAATTAGAAGAAGCACCAGCCATTTTCCTACGTAACGATGAATCCATCGCCGTACTAGGGAAAAACGTAAAAGGCTTCTGGATTAGCCCGGCTGAAATCTACATGATCGATGATGTAACAATCGAATAG
- a CDS encoding Xaa-Pro peptidase family protein, producing the protein MQHRVSKLKKKMDENGWEGVILLSVDNRYYFSSFQGSSGAVLIQKDSETLLTDFRYVDQAREQAKGYEVVQHQQNMIEMVCNYFPSNKAITIGLELDSLPAEIYLEIQSRLPNAKLVDASPAIYDIRMIKDESEIASIQKAIDICDQAFDHILGFIRPGVSEKEIGLELEIVMRKLGAQKIKPNHVIASGPRSCLPHGQATERIVEVGDFVKMDYGAIVDGYYSDFTRTVVIGPPSEKQQEIYDIVLKAQEESLKQIGPGKTCSEMDEVGRSIIREAGYGENFGHSLGHSLGLAIHEKPGMRSTDHTVLQEGMVITVEPGIYIPDFGGVRIEDLVVITKDGHKNLTKSTKELQIIPTTIEV; encoded by the coding sequence ATGCAACATCGAGTATCAAAATTGAAGAAAAAGATGGACGAAAATGGATGGGAGGGAGTCATTCTTCTATCTGTAGATAATCGTTACTACTTTTCTAGTTTCCAAGGTTCGAGTGGGGCGGTTCTGATTCAAAAAGATTCTGAAACTCTTTTAACAGATTTCCGTTACGTCGACCAAGCAAGGGAGCAAGCTAAAGGATATGAGGTAGTTCAGCATCAACAAAATATGATTGAAATGGTGTGTAACTATTTTCCTTCCAATAAGGCCATTACGATTGGCTTAGAATTAGACTCACTTCCAGCAGAGATTTACTTAGAAATACAATCCAGACTACCCAATGCAAAGCTGGTAGATGCTTCACCGGCTATTTACGACATTCGAATGATTAAAGATGAATCTGAAATTGCTTCTATTCAAAAAGCAATTGATATTTGTGACCAAGCATTTGACCACATTCTAGGATTTATTCGTCCAGGTGTGTCTGAAAAAGAAATCGGCTTAGAACTTGAAATTGTCATGAGAAAGCTTGGGGCACAAAAAATAAAGCCCAATCACGTAATTGCGTCAGGTCCAAGGTCGTGCTTACCACATGGACAAGCTACGGAACGAATTGTAGAGGTTGGAGATTTTGTCAAAATGGATTATGGTGCTATTGTTGACGGGTACTATTCTGACTTTACAAGAACAGTTGTGATTGGACCACCAAGTGAGAAGCAACAAGAAATCTATGATATCGTGTTAAAAGCTCAAGAAGAGTCATTAAAACAAATTGGTCCAGGTAAAACTTGTAGTGAAATGGATGAAGTCGGAAGATCCATTATCAGAGAGGCTGGTTATGGAGAGAACTTTGGTCATAGCTTAGGTCACTCACTTGGACTAGCTATTCATGAGAAGCCTGGAATGCGTTCAACTGACCATACCGTTTTACAAGAAGGAATGGTCATAACCGTTGAACCTGGAATTTATATCCCTGATTTCGGTGGAGTTCGTATTGAAGACCTAGTTGTCATTACAAAAGACGGTCATAAAAACTTGACGAAATCAACGAAAGAGCTGCAGATAATTCCTACTACTATTGAAGTTTAA
- the nikC gene encoding nickel transporter permease, translating to MSSLVTEKSNATSIKPAKKQKQWLELSKALLNNKMSLIGGFIILIYLCLAALAPLIAPYDPYEINLLNKLQPPSSEHIMGTDDKGRDIFSRILYGSQLSLSVGVVSVFIGAFFGIILGVVSGYYGKWIDTVIMRFIDVLLAFPGILLALAIVSALGPSLVNVMFAVGVFSIPTFARIVRGSTLAAKKMEYVDAIKVLGASDAKIIFVHILPNILSPIIVQGTLRLATAILSVAGLSFLGMGAQPPSAEWGAMLSDGRDFLWTAPHIALFPGLAIAIIVLAFNIFGDGLRDALDPRMKQ from the coding sequence ATGAGTAGTTTAGTCACCGAAAAATCAAACGCTACATCTATAAAACCAGCAAAAAAACAAAAACAGTGGCTGGAACTTAGTAAGGCTCTATTAAATAATAAGATGTCACTCATAGGTGGTTTCATTATTCTCATTTACCTATGTTTAGCTGCACTTGCACCACTTATCGCACCTTATGATCCATATGAAATTAATCTTCTTAATAAATTACAGCCTCCATCTTCAGAGCACATCATGGGAACGGATGATAAAGGAAGAGATATTTTTAGTCGTATCCTTTATGGTTCCCAGTTATCTCTTTCAGTAGGCGTTGTATCTGTTTTTATCGGAGCCTTCTTCGGGATAATTTTAGGAGTGGTCTCCGGTTACTACGGAAAATGGATTGACACCGTTATTATGAGGTTTATCGATGTCCTTCTAGCTTTTCCGGGGATCCTTTTAGCTCTTGCCATTGTAAGTGCGTTAGGACCGAGTCTAGTAAATGTTATGTTTGCTGTTGGTGTCTTTTCTATACCGACTTTTGCAAGAATTGTCCGGGGTTCTACTCTTGCTGCTAAAAAAATGGAATATGTAGATGCCATAAAAGTATTAGGGGCAAGTGACGCAAAAATCATTTTTGTTCATATTTTACCGAATATCTTATCACCTATTATCGTTCAAGGAACTCTACGTTTAGCGACAGCTATTTTATCAGTTGCCGGGTTATCCTTCCTCGGAATGGGAGCTCAGCCACCGTCTGCTGAATGGGGAGCGATGCTAAGTGATGGACGAGACTTTTTATGGACAGCCCCTCATATCGCTCTATTCCCTGGCTTAGCAATTGCCATTATCGTGCTTGCCTTTAACATTTTTGGAGATGGTTTACGCGATGCATTAGATCCAAGGATGAAACAATAA
- the nikB gene encoding nickel ABC transporter permease, which yields MFVFIIRRLLQMIPVLLGVTFVVFLIMQMVPGDPAMLIAGEGASDEQVEAIREDLGLNRPMIIQYFDYVGNVIQGDLGTSIRTDRPVLDEIMFRLPITIELAFWSIVITIVLGVLAGVIAATKQNSFSDVGIMMVSLIGVSLPNFWLGLMLIIYFSVGLGWFPVAGWGSFSHVVLPALTLGTGGAAIVARMTRSSMLEVIRQDYIRTAKAKGVRQRLIIYKHALKNALIPVITVVGLQFGALLGGTVLTESVFAINGVGRLIIDAIRMRDLPLVQGSILFVSVIFVVVNMVVDISYRKLNKRVDLN from the coding sequence ATGTTTGTTTTTATCATTAGACGATTATTACAAATGATACCTGTCCTCCTTGGGGTTACCTTTGTTGTATTTTTAATTATGCAAATGGTCCCTGGTGATCCTGCCATGTTAATTGCAGGTGAAGGAGCATCAGATGAACAAGTTGAGGCGATTCGAGAAGATTTGGGGTTAAACAGACCCATGATTATTCAATATTTTGATTATGTAGGTAATGTTATTCAGGGGGATCTAGGAACTTCCATTCGTACCGACCGACCGGTTTTAGACGAAATTATGTTTCGACTCCCTATTACCATTGAGCTTGCCTTTTGGAGTATTGTCATTACGATTGTTTTAGGTGTTTTGGCTGGAGTTATTGCAGCAACGAAACAAAATAGTTTTTCAGATGTAGGGATTATGATGGTATCTCTTATCGGGGTATCCCTACCAAACTTCTGGTTAGGTCTGATGTTAATTATTTACTTCTCAGTAGGACTCGGCTGGTTCCCAGTTGCTGGGTGGGGTTCATTCTCACACGTCGTATTACCTGCCTTAACTCTCGGAACGGGTGGAGCTGCCATTGTTGCTCGAATGACTCGTTCCAGTATGCTCGAAGTGATCAGACAAGACTATATTCGAACAGCCAAAGCCAAAGGCGTTCGTCAACGCTTAATCATCTATAAACACGCATTAAAGAATGCATTGATTCCAGTTATCACAGTCGTCGGTTTGCAATTCGGAGCTCTTTTAGGCGGAACGGTTCTTACCGAATCAGTTTTCGCCATCAATGGAGTCGGACGACTCATCATTGATGCTATTCGAATGAGAGACCTACCACTTGTACAAGGATCGATTTTATTTGTATCTGTCATCTTTGTTGTGGTAAACATGGTCGTTGATATATCTTACCGCAAGTTGAACAAACGCGTAGATTTAAACTAA
- a CDS encoding ABC transporter ATP-binding protein yields the protein MHLTKKETILEVRDLQTHFFSKKAVTKAVDGVDFEVAKGETLGIVGESGCGKSMTSLSIMGLIPQPPGKIVGGEINFKGENLLQLSDEQMRKYRGNLISMIFQEPMTSLNPVYTVGEQIAEVFRTHQRLGKKAAWDKAVDMLRLVGIPSPEKRAKQEPHELSGGMRQRVMIAIALACNPELLIADEPTTALDVTIQAQILELLKKLQKELGTAVIMITHDMGVVAETCDKVAVMYAGKIVEYTDVDSLFDNPKHPYTVGLLKSIPRSDRDVEELEAIPGSVPSPHNLPTGCSFSPRCPFATALCKGEQPELIENEKGDKIRCWMYTDRWDGSVLEEVASDVRD from the coding sequence ATGCATCTTACAAAAAAAGAAACCATTTTAGAAGTCAGAGATTTACAAACCCACTTCTTCTCGAAAAAAGCAGTAACTAAAGCCGTAGATGGTGTCGATTTTGAAGTGGCAAAAGGAGAAACCCTTGGAATCGTTGGAGAATCCGGATGTGGAAAAAGTATGACCTCGCTCTCCATCATGGGGTTAATTCCACAACCACCTGGAAAAATTGTCGGAGGAGAAATTAACTTTAAAGGTGAAAACCTTCTCCAATTATCAGATGAACAAATGCGAAAATATAGAGGGAACTTAATCTCGATGATTTTCCAAGAACCGATGACCTCTCTCAATCCTGTGTATACCGTTGGGGAACAAATTGCGGAGGTCTTTCGTACTCACCAAAGGCTCGGAAAAAAAGCAGCTTGGGACAAAGCCGTAGACATGTTGAGATTAGTCGGAATCCCTTCCCCAGAAAAACGGGCAAAGCAGGAACCACATGAATTAAGTGGCGGAATGAGACAAAGGGTCATGATTGCTATTGCATTGGCTTGTAATCCAGAGCTACTAATCGCAGATGAACCGACAACTGCCCTAGACGTGACGATTCAAGCTCAAATTTTAGAGCTATTGAAAAAGCTTCAAAAAGAACTCGGAACAGCAGTCATTATGATTACCCATGATATGGGAGTTGTAGCAGAAACCTGTGATAAAGTGGCCGTTATGTATGCGGGGAAAATCGTGGAGTATACCGATGTCGATTCCTTATTCGATAACCCTAAGCACCCCTATACAGTAGGGTTATTAAAAAGTATTCCGCGCTCTGACCGTGATGTAGAGGAGCTTGAGGCGATTCCTGGTAGTGTACCGAGTCCACATAACTTACCTACAGGTTGCAGCTTCTCCCCAAGATGCCCGTTCGCAACAGCTTTGTGTAAAGGGGAACAACCCGAGCTGATTGAAAATGAAAAAGGCGATAAGATTCGTTGCTGGATGTATACCGACCGTTGGGATGGTTCAGTACTCGAGGAGGTGGCAAGTGATGTCCGTGATTGA
- a CDS encoding dipeptide ABC transporter ATP-binding protein, whose product MSVIDLKKEPILKVQDLQQYFPIKGGILGRTVNHVKAVDGVSFTINAGETVSIVGESGCGKSTTGRAILRLDEPTGGEVLFQNQDLLSLSKSKLRAVRKDLQVIFQDPFASLNPRRTIWQTLEEAMGILNVVPKKDRKKRAIELLEQVGLREEQLDRYPHEFSGGQRQRIGIARALAVEPKLIICDEAVSALDVSVQAQVLNLLKKLQKEYELTYLFISHDLGVVRHISDRIIVMYLGKVVEIANKKDLFDNPLHPYTQALLSAIPEPDRKKKKERIILKGDVPSPIDPPKGCRFHTRCPLATDHCRQVEPELRTFGENHSVACHYADQIS is encoded by the coding sequence ATGTCCGTGATTGATTTAAAGAAGGAGCCTATTCTTAAAGTACAAGATTTACAGCAATATTTTCCGATTAAAGGTGGAATTTTGGGCCGTACCGTAAATCATGTTAAAGCAGTAGATGGCGTTAGTTTTACCATCAATGCTGGGGAAACCGTTAGTATCGTTGGGGAATCTGGATGTGGAAAATCTACTACAGGAAGAGCCATTCTTCGATTAGATGAACCGACTGGCGGTGAGGTACTATTTCAGAATCAAGATCTCTTATCCTTATCAAAAAGTAAATTACGTGCAGTTCGAAAAGATTTACAGGTTATTTTCCAAGACCCATTTGCCTCTCTGAATCCGCGTCGGACAATTTGGCAAACGTTAGAGGAAGCAATGGGAATCCTTAATGTTGTTCCGAAAAAGGATCGAAAAAAACGCGCAATTGAGCTATTAGAGCAGGTTGGTCTTCGAGAAGAACAACTAGACCGCTATCCTCATGAATTTAGTGGAGGTCAACGTCAACGTATTGGAATTGCCCGCGCCTTAGCGGTTGAACCTAAACTCATTATTTGTGATGAGGCTGTTTCAGCATTAGACGTTTCGGTGCAAGCACAGGTATTAAATCTATTAAAGAAACTACAAAAAGAATACGAATTAACTTACCTATTTATCTCACATGACCTCGGTGTGGTACGACATATTTCCGATCGAATAATCGTGATGTATCTAGGCAAAGTAGTAGAGATTGCGAATAAAAAAGACTTATTTGACAATCCATTGCACCCTTATACCCAGGCTTTATTATCAGCGATACCAGAACCAGATCGAAAGAAAAAGAAAGAACGAATCATCTTGAAAGGTGATGTTCCTTCTCCAATTGATCCACCAAAGGGATGTCGATTCCACACAAGATGTCCTCTTGCTACGGATCATTGCAGGCAGGTTGAACCTGAGTTACGAACTTTTGGAGAGAATCACAGTGTAGCTTGTCACTACGCTGATCAAATTTCATAA
- a CDS encoding sensor histidine kinase, translating to MLLSYNAFTIFVVVAIFAPLVGAISLLVVLAFEKQIDGLTFEKQQVQMEKELQESEYMQLNQQIQPHFLFNTMNLMLGLARLDRKETLVQVMEALSHYLKFKYQVKEPLIPLEKEWAYTQSYIQIQKIRFQNRLDVNLDIDPEVQSALLPPYLIQTLVENSFKHGLEKKPGELLLELKADLFKENVRITVSDNGLGIGKLTKNDIFQKGHGLPNIKRRLELLYDESSIDITPKVSGGTIITILLPKITEDHEEV from the coding sequence ATGCTTTTAAGCTACAATGCTTTTACCATATTTGTTGTGGTTGCCATTTTTGCACCATTAGTCGGTGCCATTTCACTACTTGTTGTATTAGCGTTCGAAAAACAAATTGACGGGTTAACCTTTGAAAAGCAACAAGTGCAAATGGAAAAAGAGCTTCAGGAAAGTGAGTACATGCAGCTAAACCAACAAATTCAACCTCACTTCCTTTTCAATACAATGAACCTTATGCTTGGACTTGCACGTCTTGATCGCAAGGAAACATTAGTCCAGGTAATGGAAGCATTGTCCCATTATTTAAAGTTTAAATACCAAGTGAAAGAACCATTAATTCCTCTTGAAAAAGAGTGGGCCTATACACAGTCCTATATCCAAATTCAAAAAATTAGGTTCCAAAACCGATTGGATGTAAACCTGGACATAGATCCTGAAGTCCAATCTGCCCTCTTACCTCCCTATTTAATTCAAACACTCGTTGAAAACTCTTTTAAGCATGGTTTAGAAAAAAAGCCTGGTGAGCTTCTACTAGAGCTTAAAGCAGATCTTTTCAAAGAAAATGTGAGGATCACGGTTTCCGATAATGGACTTGGGATTGGAAAGCTGACGAAAAATGACATCTTTCAAAAAGGTCATGGTCTACCAAATATTAAAAGAAGATTAGAGCTCTTATACGATGAATCCTCTATCGACATTACGCCAAAAGTGTCAGGCGGAACCATCATAACGATTTTACTTCCCAAAATAACTGAAGATCATGAGGAGGTGTAA
- a CDS encoding response regulator transcription factor, translated as MNILCVDDEPIVIEQLEYILKPSFPLWNFYYAYDSSQALSIFKENYFHLAIVDIEMPGKSGLELIRDLKEQQADLPVIILSAHQDFQFAKASIQLGVVEYLTKPIIAEELRETVKKFSSEVYKQGYSKLINEALSTIEECYNQRLTLQKVASKVHVSAAYLSRKFSEEVGSSLSDYINQYRLEKAKHLLVSSNENISTIAEKTGFNSLHYFSTQFKKKEEMTPKEYRERNRNL; from the coding sequence ATGAATATTTTATGTGTGGACGATGAACCTATTGTCATTGAACAGCTTGAATATATATTAAAACCATCCTTTCCTCTTTGGAACTTTTACTATGCCTATGACAGTAGTCAGGCATTATCCATTTTCAAAGAAAACTATTTTCATCTTGCAATTGTGGATATAGAAATGCCTGGAAAGTCTGGTCTGGAATTGATTCGTGACTTAAAGGAACAACAGGCTGATTTACCTGTCATTATTTTATCAGCCCATCAAGATTTTCAATTTGCAAAGGCCTCCATCCAACTCGGTGTTGTTGAATATTTGACGAAGCCGATCATAGCAGAAGAACTAAGAGAGACCGTGAAGAAATTTTCGTCTGAGGTGTATAAGCAAGGGTATTCAAAGCTAATAAATGAAGCATTGTCCACTATCGAGGAATGTTATAACCAGCGGCTTACTTTGCAAAAAGTTGCCTCTAAGGTACATGTAAGTGCGGCTTATTTAAGTCGGAAATTCAGTGAAGAGGTTGGATCATCTCTTTCTGATTATATAAACCAATATCGGTTAGAGAAAGCGAAACATTTGCTTGTTTCTTCAAATGAAAATATATCAACCATTGCTGAGAAAACTGGATTTAATAGTCTTCATTATTTTTCCACCCAATTTAAAAAGAAGGAAGAGATGACACCGAAGGAATACAGAGAAAGGAATCGTAACCTATGA
- a CDS encoding PAS domain S-box protein, with amino-acid sequence MNFIPDGVILHESGVIHYINNAGVTLFHAESAESLIGESVLELFHSDSMEQGKQRYQQLENGDKLSIITLNIKCLDGVRRQFQLNSTCMCEDNHKLMVTIFRDITQQKQQEEALRESEHQYRMITDNMSDLIAIFDQNGIIKYASPSYENVMGFKPEFYMGRYALDLIHPEDIDYIQERYDQLLQTGEPQRVEFRYQHSEGHYIWLEVIGKVLTQTGHGTDYMVVGREITERKENEALIRKLDKLSAVGQLAAGVGHEIRNPLTSIKGFLQLMEQDEIAYNDAFYWDIIFKELSRIDSIVTEFMFLAKPQAGAIEVMNMNEIVSSTLTLLDSHANLYNVTLTESYSKEHISTSGIENNIKQVLVNIIGNAIESISKYGKVRVRVEEMDSVIRIRVIDTGKGISKERLHNLGTPFYTTKEKGIGLGLTISQKIIKEHRGELRIRSKSGLGTVVDILLPKNDKKKL; translated from the coding sequence TTGAATTTTATACCGGACGGTGTCATACTCCATGAAAGTGGTGTTATTCACTATATCAATAATGCTGGAGTGACTCTTTTTCATGCTGAGAGTGCCGAGTCACTTATAGGGGAATCTGTTCTCGAACTGTTTCACTCAGATAGTATGGAGCAAGGAAAACAAAGATACCAACAGCTCGAAAATGGAGACAAGCTCTCGATTATCACTCTAAATATCAAATGCTTAGATGGTGTCAGGCGTCAGTTTCAACTAAACAGTACGTGTATGTGTGAAGACAATCATAAGTTAATGGTTACGATTTTTCGCGACATCACCCAACAGAAGCAACAAGAGGAGGCGCTAAGAGAAAGTGAACATCAATATAGAATGATTACGGATAATATGTCAGACTTAATTGCCATCTTTGATCAAAATGGAATCATTAAGTATGCATCCCCTTCATACGAAAATGTTATGGGATTTAAACCAGAATTCTATATGGGCAGGTACGCGCTCGATTTAATCCATCCAGAAGATATAGATTACATACAAGAAAGATATGATCAGTTACTCCAGACCGGAGAACCTCAGAGAGTGGAGTTTCGATATCAACATAGTGAAGGACACTATATCTGGCTAGAAGTCATTGGAAAAGTTCTGACCCAGACAGGTCATGGAACAGATTATATGGTGGTCGGACGTGAGATTACCGAGAGAAAAGAAAATGAAGCCTTGATTCGAAAGCTGGATAAGCTCTCCGCAGTAGGACAACTCGCGGCTGGTGTTGGACATGAAATTAGAAACCCTCTCACCTCGATTAAGGGCTTTCTGCAACTAATGGAACAAGATGAAATCGCATACAATGATGCCTTTTATTGGGATATTATCTTTAAAGAGTTATCTAGGATTGATTCCATTGTTACTGAATTTATGTTCCTAGCTAAACCTCAAGCTGGGGCCATTGAAGTGATGAATATGAACGAAATTGTAAGTAGTACGCTTACACTCCTTGACTCGCATGCCAATTTGTACAATGTGACGTTGACCGAGAGTTATAGTAAAGAGCATATTTCTACAAGTGGGATTGAGAACAATATAAAGCAAGTTTTAGTAAACATTATTGGGAATGCCATTGAATCGATTTCCAAGTATGGAAAAGTTCGAGTTCGGGTAGAAGAAATGGATTCAGTGATTCGAATTCGAGTTATTGATACTGGTAAGGGAATCTCAAAGGAGCGTCTTCACAATTTAGGGACCCCTTTTTATACGACGAAAGAAAAAGGAATTGGACTCGGGCTGACGATTAGTCAGAAGATTATTAAGGAACATCGTGGGGAATTACGGATTAGAAGTAAGAGCGGGTTGGGGACTGTGGTTGATATTTTGTTACCTAAGAATGATAAAAAAAAGCTCTAG
- a CDS encoding YjfB family protein, which translates to MNIPLLSMSLSQSNLQSQVSLSLMKNVMDTSQANANALTEMLSTTNAGANPPHPHLGGIIDTKA; encoded by the coding sequence ATGAACATCCCACTACTATCCATGTCACTCAGCCAATCAAACCTACAAAGCCAAGTCAGTCTGTCCTTAATGAAAAACGTAATGGACACATCCCAAGCAAACGCCAATGCACTAACAGAAATGCTGTCCACCACGAATGCTGGGGCAAACCCACCGCATCCACATCTTGGCGGAATCATCGACACAAAGGCATAA